A window of Salvia splendens isolate huo1 chromosome 8, SspV2, whole genome shotgun sequence genomic DNA:
tgcattttgtgtatatatgtgtgcgTATACATTTTGTTTATAATGTTTGTGTAGTGCATGTAATttatgtgtagtatgtgcataATGTGTGTGTTGTGCATGTATTTTCCctacatttaattattttgtgtatactatgttttatttttacgGTGTATGTGCTTGTATATTGTGTGCAGTTTGTATTATCTGTATTTTTCCAAatgtttgtatattttgtgtatattctGCTTTCATCTACTAAACACATgactaaaatacaaatttgtatagtgtgtgtgcagCTTGTGTGAAGTTTGTAGTGTATAGTAACAATGTGTGTAGCAGCGTGTAGTGTGCGTGCTGTGTTTGTGTGTCTTTTGTGTATGCatatgtgcagtgtgtgtattttttatataatgtgtattttgtattgtATTGTATAGTATGTAATGCATGGagtgtatatatagtgtgtgcaatgtgcgtggtgtgtttcaCACGGTGTTTGTATTTTGAATAAATTGTGCGTGTAtgtagtatgtgtagtgtgtgtgcaatgtatgtgtagtgtatgtatattaTGTGATTGTTTGtattatgtgtgtatatatacttATGTTTTTTGTGTGAAGAGTGCGTACAGTGTATTTTTTATAGCAATGTGTGTGCAACCTACtgtgttttgtgtattatttgtttattttgtgtattgattGTGTGTAGcgtagtgtatgtattttttgtgtattctGTACAACATAAGTACAGTATGTAGTAGTGTGTGttctttgtgtatgtgtgtgtttagtgtgtgtatatttttatattgtgtgattttgtgtatagtgtgtttagaATGTGTACGTGTCTCTTTTTTGTATAATAATGTGTGTATAGCGTGGTGTTTATACTGTGTAGTGTAGATATTTTGTGTAATGTGtgttcttaaaaggcccgagcatactaaattcttttgtgatcttaaaagtccgattTCAATCTAAGTTCTTGATGTATTCCTCCATGTCTGAGAATCCAGTGGGCCGTGAAGGTGGCCGCCTTCACAAGCACCCTCGCCGGCCAgtctctctctaggatggctcacagcgctcgcgcacgtaactccgaataggatttgcggtcctattggaaaatggctcacagccctcgcgcacgtaactccgaataggatttgcggtcctattggaaaatggctcacagccctcgcgcacgtaactccgaataggatttgcggtcctattggaaaatggctcacagccctcgcgcacgtaactccgaataggatttgcggtcctattggaaaAGGATGGTTTACAGCACTCGCGCACGTAACTCcaaataggatttgcggtcctattggaaaatggctcacagccctcgcgcacgtaactccgaataggatttgcggtcctattggaaaCCAAGTTTGTTACCAAGtttttggcatcgccaaactctCGGCATATAGTCCTCACAGACAGGTCTTGAAAACAAATATttcatggcatgacaacaactttaaaagaaatgatcacatctccatttttgagaaaaatgtatttcataacttcaaaacatttgctttatatccacactatattGCTGgttattaaaagaaagcccacaatcatatcttaaatagaaagctcgtaaaatacttagttacgaaagcccacctcgtatGCTTATCTTCAATTAAATTCTTCGTtaggcctcacttgcccttgaatattttctcccttgaaaataaatagcgtaacacgctaattagcacttgaactatttctctgaaaaagaatgcatgcatcctacaggatagcatctatctcttagtctcggcttataggtTTTCTCTTTAAATCCTAACTTGGCTTCACTGTTCTGCAgcacttaattattttctttacttcttttggagaaattctattttctcaataaatatggattcttaaaatccctccttaatttccttcttcttcggatttttcttaaggcttCTTAAGAtctcttaaggccgcccatggcgtcgcggggcaaCGCCGGTCGACCCTCGCTTCCCAAATTATAATATCTTCCTTCCTTGGAATAAATTATCCggaaactaatttaattaagctccaagctcaatttcttaaattaatttccCTCCACAAAATAATCTCCCaaattcactaattaaattaagtagCCCATTCCAATAAAATCTCGTGGCCCAAAACCTTTTTAATTGGGAACAACCCATTCTTCCTAATTTATTTTCGGCCCATTCTCCTCTCAAAAGGCCCCAACTTAAATAAATAAGGTCCATTCTCCCCTCTCTTTCTTTTATTAAATCTTGGCCCAAGTCACTTTATTAATGGAATGGCCCAACTAAAACAAATAAGGTGGCCCAACTAATTAATTCCAACAAAGCCCAACTCTTGGGGTCCAAAATACTCCCTTGCTGCCATCGTGAACTATCTCTCCCCCATTATTTCTCCCATATCCTGAAATTGAAGAGGAAGAACAGCAGCGCCTCCCCCATCGCGCTCCCTCGCCGTCCGGCTTCGCCGGAGATCTACCGGCGTAGTCCCTCTCTAATTCGCCCATCCTCTCTCCTTTTCTCTTCGTTCCGGAAATCTCCCAAGTTTCCAATTTCCAAATGAAATCCCTAAAATTAGAGATGGAGGAGCAGCGgcgtctcccttctctctcaCGGCTCTCCGCCGCTCACGCCCGCTCCCTCCGTTGAACGTCCTCCAACGAGTGCTCTCTCTCTCGGCGAGTCAGCAGTGGAGAGGAGGCGTCGCCTCCCTCCCTCTTCCTCAGCCGCGGCCTGAAATTTCTCCACGGAAGTTTCCGGAGCTTCGCGGTCGCTGGAGTCTAGCGGGGAGTCCTCCTCGCTCCGCACCACCTCCGTCTCGCGCGCTGCCGCCCGGCGGCCTCTCAGTCCAGAAGCTAAGTCCCTTCCCCCTTTCCCCCATTTACTCGTCAATTATCGAGTTATGCATCAGCTTGGTATTGCTTTGTTATCTCAAATCCTTGTTCTTGTGATTTTTGTGCTTTGAGGGGAAGTTGGGCAGTAGCTTTGTGGTATTGGGATTCTTGGCTATGTGTTATGACTTTACATATGCATTTGGGAGCATTGGCTCACTGTAGCTTTGGTTCTGCATATGTTCACTGGGGAATACTTGGTGGATTTGCTACTGTTCTATTTTCATACTTGTTGTAGGGATCCTTATGAGGAGTTCTATGTTCTTGTGCTATCCGACCATTCTATATGATGCAAAAGAGGGTGTTGTCGAGGGGATTACCTTGCTCGGTGATTCCCTTCGGTCCTTGGCTGCCCCTTGACTGCCGTCGCTCCTCACTCCGTCGCCCTTCACTCCGTCGCACTCCCTTGCCTTGCGAGAATTTGGCAGGAAAACTGAGTGTGGAGTGGGGAGGGAGGcggtggtatttataggcaaaaTGCCTTGGCCTCTTGTGGCAGAATCTTGGGCATTGAGCTCCTAATTTTGGTTATAAGCTCAGCTCTCTTTCTAAGCTTCATAGTCATGTTGTTTATACTATTTTGGTGAAATTCTTGAGGGGAGGAAGTCTTTCCTTGACTTTCCCTTGAGTCTCGATAGGGGAAATTCTTTGTATCAATTTTTGGCTTGTGTTTGGCTCCTCTTACTTGGTGGCAGTTGGTCTTGATTCCCATTTGGTGTAAGTTGAGAGTGGTCAACTATGGCTGTCCTCACAGCTGAAAACCGCAGCCTCTTGGCTGCCTATTACTCCTACTATCTTAATTGAGCTTGTCTCTCCTCTTTCCTTTCTTATGTGTTAAAAATTTGACACCCTTTTTGGTGTAATTTTTTTGTAGGTGAGGTGGCTGCTCCTTGGAGCTACATGGGGCCATATTTTCGAGAAAGATGGAGAGAAGATTGAGGAGGGGTAGAAGATCTCCTATTGTAGCTCCTTTGACCAAAGCAACCTTAACTTTTATCTAAGTTTTTGCTACTACAATTCCAATAGAGTAGGATTAGCTACTACTTCATTCCCCTCCTTGGAAGGGTCTCCTATGCTTGAATAGGAACCTTACTTGTAGCTTCATTCATCCAATTGTGTAGCTTGTTTTGTATTTTACTACTCTCATATATGTTCCAAAATTTTCTAATAAGAGTATTTCATTTACTTTTATCCTTGAAGTAAATTTATTTGCACTTTGATTCCAAATATCTCTtcgtccaaattttttttatactctaAAAATTCGTGCACGAAAACtcggggtgttacattctacccaccttaacaaaaatttcgtcccgaaatttgtgcTGCTCTACTTGCATGCTTCAAGATATTCCTCCTCCGTATTGCCCCTTATTTCCTCCATGGTGTTTCTCTAACACCTTCATCCAAAATAACACTTACTTCTCCATTATTGTATTCTTTGAAATGTTTCGACTTCCCTTGCAATTCCTTGTCCATATTTATGACTATCTCCTCTCGAGCATCTCACTAGACCCTATATATTGCGGTCGAAGTTTCCCTTGACTTCGAATCCAATTATCTCTTTGAGGGAGACAGTCTTCAATTAACCTTGCTTTTCCTTGTTAAACTATGAGTCTGACATCACTGCGGGACTTCCATCCGTCCTAGCCCCTTTCTTCCATCTAGGATTCTTGAGAAATTTCTATCACCTCCGTAATAGAAATCTGGGTCCAATACTTTTCTCTCACTGACCTCGTTCTATAGAGGGCTGTCTAAGCTCCTCTCTGTGTGAGGCTTCGTACGATACTATTTCACTATTTGCCTAGTAGTTGTCGTTATGAACGGACTTCATCTCTGGTAAAAACTTGTTCCCAATTGTCCTTCTATACAGAGCACCTTGGCTCTCGATCGTGTCTTCGAGCGTTTCCTACACCCGCTTTGACACTTCATCACCTTATCGGTGGTAATAAATCCTTGAAACCAATCATGTAGATTCTTCTAAAATCTAGTCGTAGATCTGTCGTTTTGGTCTAATGTGAAAATTACTGGTATTTTACGAAGATGTGTATAACTCAACTAACTTGTCTGATTGTCACAAAGTTAGTATGCACAGTGAGGCGATCGACTGTCACCCAGCTTGTGTTATCCTCGTACAACCATTGTTATATCTTTCTTAATCCTTTGCCCCCGGGATTTCTTCTCCCGATTCTAACACATCTTGGTACTCCCATGATGACTTGGTGTCGTGGCTTTTCCTGTGATCTCATCTTTGAGCTCTTACTGTTCTGCCACACACGACCTACATTCGAATGTGAGATCTTCCCACAGTTCCTTGTGGTGACTCCTTCGGTCGTTCGCTTTTACTTTCAGGTATAACCTTCTACTGTCATACTCTGTTTTCGTGCATTTACGATCTTGATCCTGAGGTTGGCACTTCTACCCAAGTGGAAATTCTCTCTCCCACCTTCTCGGGCGCTCGCTCTACCTCTAGGCTCAATCTATCAAGTTCTTGCAGTATTCCTCTTCCCTTTTAAGGCTGCTAACCATGTTTGAGTTTCGTGGTTCAGCGTATCGGCCACTACGTTAGCCTTGCTCGGATAGTGATTTACGCTACAGTCGCAGTCTTTTGCTAACTTTAGACATTCAATCTATCGTATGCCTAAATCCTTTCGTATGTAGATTATGCCAGCCCCTTCTAGATCATGCGTTGGGTATTTCAGCTTATGCGGCCTGAGCTGCCATGATGCATAATTGATCTCTCTGCCCCTTCCGCGTCTAGCCATGGCCAGGCCAACCCCTTCAGTGCGTCGGTGCCGACGATGTAGCTATTTCGAGTTTTGCGGTAACTAGTGCTAGCACCATAGTTATCTTCTCTTCTAGTAGTTGCAAGCTCACTTTGCTCAGGGAGTCGTGAAATCTCGACCCTTTTCTCGAGCTTTTGAGTCATTGTCATCGCAATTTCAGAGGATCCTTTGATAGCCTCCTACAGTGGTCTGTTACTGTGGTTCCACTCGGATTCCTTTCCGTTGCTACCATGTGTTCGAGGAAATTTGCTTCGTTAAGCCTGAACTCAAAACTTGCTAATCTTAGCATAGAGCTACTCGGCTCTTAACGTTTCTAGCGTAGTCCTCTATTGTCCTTAGTGTTTTCTTGCGTCCTTCAGATAGACAAATCTGTCACACAAAGCTAGAATAGGTTCTTTTTCAAGCGCCGGTTAAAATCATGATTCATTAGACCTTTAAGTGCAACTGGTATTTTGTAAGGTGCTCTTGTTATCGAGGCGGATCCGGGTTCTAGGTCTTATCTTGGATTCCACTTGTCTGTACCGTGGTATTATCGGTGGCATATCTGGAATTTACGGCGATGTCTACCATTTTCAAGTTCCCATTTGTCTTTCTCTAATCATTTAACGACTTAAAGCATCGAGATTATAGATTTTCGTCAGTGGCGTGGTCTTCCGCCAGCCAGTCCATTTCTAGTATTATGGCAACGTTTTGAAATTGTGAACCCTTAACTTGGAGTCTTTCTCGGTGAATTCTATGTTCAAGCAAATTTTCGTACTATTTATAAGGCCTACTATGGTGAGGACACCTTTATCCTATGTTCAGCTTGATCGGTGGATATCTAAAGTGTCTACTCAAAATGCGGTTATGAGATGGGCATAAAAACTTGTATCCAACAGTATGATAATTGGTAAGTCGAGGGAACGTCCATACCTGCTAGGTTTCCTTGGTTCCCCTCTAGCCGTTCCTGCGTTAGGACATACTCTCGAGCCTGTGACAGGAGACCTTGCGGCTGCTGATAATTTGGCGGTGGCACTTGTGGATTTGCTCCAAGTTGTGTGTGTGGTGTCCGCAGTTCTGACTGAATTGTCGGGTGTGACCTCGTCCCGATTTCTAGGGGTTTTGTCGGACAATGTTTCTTAAAATGTCCGCTCTGCCCACATGCAAAGCAAGCTCCTGTTCCCGCCTTGCATATCCCATAGTGCGTTCTATTGCACTCTGGGCAAACGGGGGGTTCTTGTTGATATTTCCTGACTGTTTTGGGGGTCGTTTGCCTCCCGAACCCTCGTGGCTTGTTCTGTTTTAGCCGAGCTTTCTTGGGCCCGAGTTGAGTCAGTTGTCCATTCAACTGTTTCTTGTTCCTAGGTGCTTGAGCCTGGACTTGGCGGAATGCGGTAGTGGTGACCGGTGCGGGTCCTCCTTTGCTAAAGTAGATTCAACATATAGTGCTTCTCATAGAGATTCAGGGTATGTCAACCTCCCGTGGCGAACCAACGCCATTCgaatttcgtgcctcagaccggcacgAAATTTCCTAGCCATTTTCTCATCAGTATCCACCTGCTCCGGTGCATATTTGGACATATCGCAGAGCAACCGATCGTAGTCTGTCACGGACATCGGTCCTTGTCTCAAGTTACAGAATTCCACTTCCTTTTCCCTTCGATAGTTCAGGGGAACATACTTATTATAAAACTCAGTCTTGAATTGTTCCCAAGTAGTCCACTCCAATTGTCCTAGAGTTATTGTTTTCTTTCTCGCTTCCCACCACAAATCCGCAGATTCAATCAGCTGGAATGATGCACATCTCAGTCGGTCTTTGTCCGGGAAACGTAGGAAGCCAAATAGGCGTTCTAGTGCCTTGACCCAAGTCTCAGCTTCTTTCGGGTCTCCCAAACCATTGAATACCGGCGGACACTGCTTTAGGAAAAGTTCCTCGATCCGACGATCTTGTGGTTGGGGCGGTGGCGGTGGTGTCACATCGCGCCACCATTCAGGACTCCCTCTCTCGAACGCTAGTATCATTTCGTGGCCTCGGCCTATGGGTCTTGCAACTCTTCCGGGTAGC
This region includes:
- the LOC121745906 gene encoding uncharacterized protein LOC121745906: MILAFERGSPEWWRDVTPPPPPQPQDRRIEELFLKQCPPVFNGLGDPKEAETWVKALERLFGFLRFPDKDRLRCASFQLIESADLWWEARKKTITLGQLEWTTWEQFKTEFYNKYVPLNYRREKEVEFCNLRQGPMSVTDYDRLLCDMSKYAPEQVDTDEKMARKFRAGLRHEIRMALVRHGRLTYPESL